A window of the Burkholderia sp. 9120 genome harbors these coding sequences:
- a CDS encoding acetoacetate decarboxylase family protein encodes MAKAFSVPITPQGKSALATMPPWHYSSDCLVIEYWADKQALAALLPPGVTLDEKSDGRCFLWFLDWQFTGSNDELTDPARYQYREAFVMVEALFEGTPINYCPYIFVDNDAAIARGWAQGFPKKLASVFQTRSFSAPSAAAAPLAAGSRFGASCTAHGERLVTARVQLEEPVADPAAVFNRPTTMRRYFPQLAAAGQNKPPVDELTMSLTDDLAIVDVWSGSAELKIPEVDGEEMHLIAPLRVGKGYRLGMSYTVTDLRILKNYAA; translated from the coding sequence ATGGCTAAGGCTTTCTCAGTTCCTATCACTCCGCAGGGCAAGTCCGCATTGGCGACGATGCCGCCGTGGCACTATTCCAGCGACTGCCTCGTCATCGAATATTGGGCCGACAAACAGGCGCTCGCCGCGCTCCTGCCGCCGGGCGTCACGCTCGATGAGAAGTCGGATGGGCGCTGTTTCCTGTGGTTTCTGGACTGGCAGTTCACGGGCTCGAACGACGAGTTGACGGACCCCGCGCGCTACCAGTATCGCGAAGCCTTCGTCATGGTCGAAGCGCTCTTCGAGGGCACACCGATCAACTACTGCCCGTACATCTTCGTCGATAACGATGCGGCGATTGCCCGCGGTTGGGCGCAGGGGTTTCCGAAGAAACTGGCAAGCGTCTTTCAGACGCGCAGTTTTTCGGCACCCAGCGCGGCAGCGGCTCCGCTGGCCGCAGGCAGTCGCTTCGGCGCGAGTTGCACCGCACACGGAGAACGTCTGGTGACCGCTCGCGTCCAACTGGAGGAGCCCGTTGCCGATCCGGCGGCCGTTTTCAATCGGCCAACGACAATGCGCCGTTACTTTCCGCAGCTCGCTGCCGCCGGTCAAAACAAGCCGCCCGTGGATGAACTCACGATGTCGCTAACCGACGATCTCGCGATCGTGGATGTCTGGTCCGGGTCAGCCGAATTGAAGATTCCCGAGGTGGACGGTGAAGAGATGCACCTGATTGCCCCGCTGCGCGTCGGCAAGGGGTATCGGCTGGGCATGTCGTATACCGTGACGGATCTGCGCATTCTGAAGAACTACGCGGCCTGA
- a CDS encoding DUF3331 domain-containing protein, which translates to MSEAMHVDRPWAYVTSLLSGNAQPLPHASRSRTKLTAASRLRIKITVLERHGPLSAVVSWSDSTACCYWEQLWRRGRARKRGFCALTGTPIVAGDEVFRPRLVAPTPANIDAMILASVMEAMPLGELA; encoded by the coding sequence ATGTCAGAAGCCATGCACGTCGACCGCCCTTGGGCCTACGTTACGTCTCTCCTGTCAGGGAACGCTCAACCTTTGCCCCATGCCAGCCGGTCACGCACGAAGCTCACCGCGGCATCCCGCCTGCGCATCAAAATTACCGTGCTCGAACGTCATGGTCCGTTGAGCGCCGTCGTCTCGTGGTCCGATTCGACTGCGTGCTGTTACTGGGAGCAGTTGTGGCGCCGCGGCCGCGCGCGCAAACGCGGCTTTTGCGCACTCACCGGCACCCCGATCGTTGCGGGCGACGAGGTTTTTCGCCCCAGGCTCGTCGCGCCGACTCCCGCCAACATCGACGCCATGATTCTCGCGTCGGTGATGGAAGCCATGCCTCTCGGCGAATTGGCCTGA
- a CDS encoding response regulator — METVDEVVYVLDHDTRVREALCAVLRVNGKNVRAFASRNAFLACRRGGGASCLLLDMRMPDMSGLEVQNLVNREANISVVFVNAGSDVPSTVLAMKSGAIDFFIKPVEENILMAAVETALAKTRKLLREAAKSAALMALYRKLTPRKRELLSLLAQGLLNRQAAGMLGINEYTVQVK, encoded by the coding sequence ATGGAGACCGTTGACGAAGTCGTCTATGTCCTGGATCACGACACGCGCGTTCGCGAAGCACTGTGCGCGGTATTGCGTGTCAACGGCAAGAACGTCCGCGCCTTTGCGTCCCGCAACGCGTTTCTCGCGTGCCGCCGAGGCGGCGGCGCATCCTGCCTGTTACTGGACATGCGCATGCCTGACATGAGTGGACTCGAGGTCCAGAACCTCGTGAATCGCGAGGCAAACATCTCGGTCGTATTCGTCAACGCAGGGAGCGATGTGCCTTCTACCGTCCTGGCGATGAAGAGCGGCGCGATTGATTTCTTCATCAAACCCGTGGAAGAGAACATCTTGATGGCGGCCGTGGAGACCGCGCTGGCCAAGACCCGAAAGCTGCTGCGCGAGGCAGCCAAAAGTGCAGCGCTGATGGCGCTGTACCGGAAGCTCACGCCCCGCAAGCGGGAACTGCTGTCGCTGCTTGCACAAGGGCTGCTGAACAGACAGGCGGCCGGCATGTTGGGCATCAACGAATACACCGTCCAGGTGAAATGA
- a CDS encoding SDR family NAD(P)-dependent oxidoreductase has translation MKTTGNTILITGGGSGIGRGLAEAFHRLGNQVIIAGRRRANLDETIAANPGMQAIELDIGDPQSIAAAARELVARWPSLNVLINNAGVMHIDDLSQPVDDAMLVSTLTTNVMGPIRLTGALVEHLKQRGDATIINVSSVLGFVPMAMAGVYSSTKAAMHSYTQSLRYKLKDTSVRVVEIAPPWVQTDLLNSKDEPRAMPLAPFIEQTMHELGTDAEEALVEVARPLRNNAGPNEAAFVTQFNDMFAAG, from the coding sequence ATGAAAACGACTGGCAACACGATTCTTATCACCGGCGGCGGTTCAGGCATTGGTCGCGGTCTCGCTGAAGCGTTCCACCGGCTCGGCAACCAGGTCATCATCGCGGGTCGGCGTCGCGCGAATCTCGACGAAACCATCGCTGCCAATCCGGGCATGCAGGCCATTGAGCTCGATATCGGCGATCCTCAGAGCATTGCTGCGGCGGCCCGTGAATTGGTCGCCAGGTGGCCTTCGCTGAACGTGTTGATTAACAACGCCGGCGTGATGCATATCGACGATCTCAGCCAGCCGGTCGATGACGCGATGCTGGTGTCCACGCTGACCACCAACGTGATGGGTCCAATCCGGCTGACGGGCGCACTCGTCGAACATTTGAAACAGCGGGGGGATGCGACGATTATCAACGTGTCGTCGGTACTCGGTTTCGTACCGATGGCGATGGCCGGCGTGTACTCGTCGACGAAAGCCGCGATGCATTCGTATACGCAATCGTTGCGTTACAAACTGAAAGACACGTCGGTACGCGTGGTCGAAATCGCGCCGCCGTGGGTTCAAACCGACCTGCTGAATAGCAAGGACGAACCGCGCGCCATGCCGCTCGCGCCGTTCATCGAGCAAACCATGCACGAACTCGGCACGGATGCCGAGGAAGCGCTGGTCGAAGTCGCCCGGCCGCTGCGCAACAACGCCGGCCCGAACGAAGCGGCCTTCGTTACGCAGTTCAACGACATGTTCGCTGCCGGCTGA
- a CDS encoding acetolactate synthase large subunit, which yields MNGAESLLRSLVASDVTVCFGNPGTSEMHFVAALDAVPGMRPILGLQENVVTGSADGYARMAEKPAATLLHLGPGLANGLCNLHNARRASSPVVNIVGDHASSHSLYDAPLASDIQGFARPVSNWVYASKSARTVGADVARAVHAAKQKPGYVATLILPADAAWDSADEVAPPLPDTPCAHAGEANIGRIADLIRAGAKTTFLLRGDVLRGRGLRVAGKIAAKTGARLVCDTFAPRVERGVGRVSIERLPYFGEMAVAFLEGTELLVLVGTQPPVSFFAYPDKPSWLTPAGCRVVTLAHPHEDGIAALDTLASALNAQGSEERLYERKESTLSLDGDLDGRSIVQMVARHLPENAILADEGVSGTLLFYDLLEDAAQHDHLNLTGGAIGSMMAVSTGAAVACPNRKVVTLVGDGSAMYTVQSLWTQAHENLDVVTVVFANRGYKVLNNELKRVGAATDGPRASRMLDIAAPALSWTDLAHGMGVSATRVETRRAFDQAFAAAMSVPGPHVIEAIVN from the coding sequence ATGAATGGAGCAGAAAGCCTCCTTCGGTCACTGGTCGCCAGCGACGTTACGGTCTGCTTCGGCAACCCTGGCACGTCGGAGATGCATTTTGTCGCGGCGCTCGACGCGGTACCCGGCATGCGGCCGATCCTGGGCTTGCAGGAGAACGTTGTCACGGGCTCGGCCGACGGCTACGCGCGGATGGCGGAAAAGCCGGCTGCCACCCTGCTTCACCTGGGCCCGGGGCTTGCCAATGGTCTGTGCAATCTTCACAACGCACGCCGGGCCTCCAGTCCGGTTGTCAACATCGTGGGCGATCACGCGTCGTCGCATTCGCTTTACGATGCGCCGCTTGCCTCTGATATTCAGGGCTTTGCACGACCGGTTTCGAACTGGGTCTATGCGTCGAAAAGCGCCCGGACAGTCGGCGCGGACGTCGCGCGCGCCGTGCACGCGGCGAAACAGAAACCGGGCTATGTCGCCACCCTCATCCTGCCCGCCGACGCAGCCTGGGACAGCGCCGACGAGGTCGCGCCGCCGCTGCCCGACACGCCCTGCGCCCACGCCGGCGAGGCAAACATCGGCCGGATCGCCGACCTGATCCGCGCGGGCGCAAAAACCACGTTCCTCTTGCGTGGCGATGTGCTGCGAGGCCGCGGCTTGAGGGTGGCAGGAAAAATCGCGGCGAAGACCGGAGCACGCCTCGTCTGCGATACCTTCGCGCCGCGCGTCGAACGCGGGGTAGGACGTGTCAGCATCGAACGCTTGCCGTACTTTGGCGAGATGGCCGTCGCTTTTCTGGAAGGCACGGAATTGCTCGTTCTGGTGGGCACACAACCGCCCGTCAGCTTCTTTGCGTATCCCGACAAGCCGAGTTGGCTGACGCCAGCCGGATGCCGGGTCGTGACGCTGGCTCATCCGCACGAGGACGGCATCGCGGCGCTCGACACGCTCGCGTCGGCATTGAACGCGCAAGGTAGCGAGGAGCGTCTGTACGAACGCAAAGAATCGACACTCTCGCTAGATGGCGATCTGGACGGGCGAAGCATCGTGCAGATGGTTGCCCGCCATTTGCCGGAGAACGCCATTCTGGCCGACGAAGGCGTGAGCGGAACACTACTGTTCTACGACCTGCTCGAAGACGCAGCCCAGCACGATCACCTGAATCTCACGGGCGGCGCCATCGGCAGCATGATGGCGGTCTCGACCGGCGCCGCAGTGGCGTGCCCGAACCGGAAGGTAGTGACACTGGTCGGTGACGGCAGCGCCATGTACACAGTCCAGTCGCTGTGGACTCAGGCCCATGAAAACCTCGATGTCGTTACCGTCGTCTTTGCCAACCGGGGCTACAAGGTCCTGAACAACGAACTAAAACGCGTCGGCGCCGCGACGGACGGCCCGCGCGCATCGCGCATGCTCGACATTGCCGCCCCCGCGCTGAGCTGGACGGATCTTGCGCACGGCATGGGCGTGAGCGCCACGCGGGTCGAGACGCGCCGAGCTTTCGATCAGGCGTTCGCGGCTGCGATGAGCGTGCCGGGCCCGCATGTGATCGAAGCCATCGTGAACTAA
- a CDS encoding LysM domain-containing protein has protein sequence MNDAAGHVLYRNQGGNREYFICANGQEIGASGMGIDAQNPASNGKPNFTDTQRFNIGYRPIDVSYPSAGVGSYRVMTGDTLQSIARSAYGDNPLWYLIADANNLRSGADQGRPDADDSDDVRRRP, from the coding sequence GTGAATGATGCCGCGGGCCATGTGCTGTACCGCAACCAGGGCGGCAATCGCGAGTACTTCATCTGCGCGAACGGCCAGGAGATCGGCGCATCGGGGATGGGCATCGACGCGCAGAATCCGGCCAGCAACGGCAAGCCGAACTTTACCGACACGCAGCGCTTCAACATCGGCTATCGGCCGATCGATGTGAGCTATCCGTCGGCGGGCGTGGGCAGCTACCGGGTGATGACGGGCGACACGCTGCAGTCGATCGCGCGCAGTGCGTACGGCGACAACCCGTTGTGGTATCTGATCGCGGATGCCAACAACCTGCGCAGCGGCGCCGACCAAGGTCGGCCAGACGCTGACGATTCCGACGACGTCCGGCGGCGTCCATAA
- a CDS encoding TetR/AcrR family transcriptional regulator — MPKPSHKDTLITEGMRVIHEYGFNGASVRDIVQAAGVPHGSFTNHFASKEAFGLEVIELYFAAAQSDLRDTLCNDGMKPLLRLRKYLDVHIKLISRNDARNGCLLGNFALDSNDSEPIRARINEIFAEVERCVVYCLDAAVEAGELRSAISNQQLASFIVASMQGAFLLAKAQRDPAPVVNLKDILFSTVLQRAK; from the coding sequence ATGCCGAAACCTTCCCATAAAGACACGTTGATTACCGAGGGCATGCGTGTCATTCACGAATACGGCTTCAACGGCGCCAGTGTGCGCGATATCGTCCAGGCGGCGGGCGTACCGCATGGCTCGTTCACCAATCACTTCGCGTCGAAAGAAGCGTTCGGGCTCGAAGTGATCGAGTTGTATTTCGCGGCGGCCCAAAGCGACCTTCGCGACACGCTGTGCAATGACGGGATGAAGCCGCTCTTGCGGCTGCGCAAGTATCTGGACGTGCACATCAAACTCATCAGCCGCAACGACGCTCGCAACGGCTGCCTGCTCGGCAACTTCGCGCTCGATTCGAACGACAGCGAGCCGATCCGTGCGCGCATCAACGAGATTTTCGCCGAGGTCGAGCGGTGTGTGGTGTACTGCCTGGATGCCGCGGTCGAAGCCGGTGAATTGCGATCTGCGATCAGCAATCAGCAGCTCGCCTCGTTCATCGTGGCGTCCATGCAGGGCGCGTTTCTGCTGGCCAAAGCGCAGCGCGATCCCGCACCGGTCGTCAATCTGAAGGACATCCTGTTTTCAACCGTGCTGCAACGAGCGAAATAG
- a CDS encoding AAA family ATPase, with translation MSHAFRAQAGIRFSGFLLDAVNECLWSLDGAAAAAGARSRVDLPPKTFDVLRYLAEHANELVRPAQVLDAVWPDAYVQPEIIKSHIAAIRRALGDSATHPRIVETVRGRGYRLILDDHATQAVGGSRASEDKTDPFVGRTQEQDLLLDALRRAQTGERQIVFVAGEAGIGKTALIGRWRDSSAREDLRSAGGGCVEGYGGAEPFYPFFEALGRLCRVAGGDDVLEAIITIAPTWAVVMPAHVPTQRRRALQADLIGAGPERMMREGCMLFETLAAERTLLLTFDDLQWSDFASIDLLSMLVQRHARARLMVICSFRVEDVEAAPFKIQQLVSALATHRGCTVLRLPSLSHEAIGLWLTAGASASPVDQEFAHLLAECTDGNPLFVRALLDHLLELSLVCRHGDGWRPLASAATIRSALPPTVMRALEARIQRLDTDMRRLLEAASVAGQVFSSATVASVVSMSPSAFDEACDVLLRSGQFIRDLDVEQFPDGSTARRFAFQHALIRQAFYVRQGIGRRSTSHRSIASQLEQRFPQDQRSDIAAELCLHFSDARLWEKALDYLRIALKLARARYSHRDALALLDQSDKLVGQLNPDAQRPWRIEFGEVRAALLTVAHDPFAVHAYVRLFDDASRHGDLDVQLRALLGLSHVFSWTSQSQAVASLDDALRLSASHPNLKVRALTRINCHVRRIWILGWSKGDDEACHAALETLRESGDTLALARGELEYAMPEIVSTRYAAALAHVEAGFGILLAHAHEYPQVDLARGMWMMQLGSAWASLMLGEFSRSFRQFEAGIRFYQNNGNYLAARTLEVYRGWLLVHTMDYETILAADKQFRSATEAILADECRHLGNRDALLAPQRRAWNVVVGLAQAGIGNAAAAAARFAEVERDMEREPVMFDWHWRLALAWGISGEALGKGAHDDSARHARQFLDLALATDERVWHGLAWERMAQAALEAGRLGAAMTHSRAAFAATDGFDTPLVDWRLHRTAAAVHRACGDEAASAREARLSSDCRLRLYRSLAANPGAGLRLRER, from the coding sequence TTGAGTCACGCATTCCGGGCCCAGGCGGGCATCCGTTTCTCAGGCTTCCTGCTCGATGCCGTCAACGAGTGCCTTTGGTCTCTGGATGGCGCGGCCGCCGCGGCAGGTGCGCGTTCGCGCGTCGACTTGCCGCCGAAAACCTTCGACGTGCTGCGCTACCTCGCGGAACACGCCAACGAACTGGTTCGTCCCGCTCAAGTGCTCGACGCCGTCTGGCCCGACGCCTATGTGCAACCTGAAATCATCAAATCGCATATCGCGGCGATCCGTCGAGCGCTGGGCGATAGCGCGACGCATCCGCGTATCGTCGAGACCGTTCGCGGACGCGGCTATCGTCTCATCCTCGACGACCACGCCACGCAGGCAGTTGGGGGTTCACGCGCCTCCGAGGACAAGACGGACCCTTTCGTCGGCCGCACGCAGGAGCAGGATCTGCTACTTGACGCGCTGCGCCGCGCGCAGACGGGCGAGCGTCAGATCGTGTTCGTGGCGGGCGAGGCAGGCATTGGCAAGACCGCGCTCATAGGGCGTTGGCGCGATTCCTCTGCGCGGGAGGACCTGCGCAGTGCAGGAGGCGGTTGCGTCGAGGGCTATGGTGGCGCGGAACCGTTCTATCCGTTTTTCGAGGCGCTGGGCCGACTTTGCCGCGTTGCCGGGGGCGATGACGTGCTGGAAGCGATCATCACGATCGCGCCGACCTGGGCCGTAGTGATGCCGGCTCATGTTCCCACGCAACGGCGCCGTGCCCTGCAGGCCGATCTGATCGGCGCCGGTCCCGAACGCATGATGCGCGAGGGCTGCATGCTGTTCGAAACGTTGGCGGCCGAACGAACGCTCCTGCTCACTTTCGACGATCTGCAATGGTCCGATTTCGCCAGCATCGATCTACTCTCGATGCTGGTCCAACGCCACGCGAGAGCACGCCTGATGGTCATTTGCAGTTTCCGCGTCGAAGACGTGGAAGCCGCACCGTTCAAAATCCAGCAACTGGTGTCCGCGCTTGCAACGCATCGGGGCTGCACCGTACTGCGCCTCCCATCGCTTTCACATGAAGCGATCGGTCTATGGCTGACGGCAGGCGCTTCGGCGTCGCCCGTCGATCAGGAGTTCGCGCATCTGCTGGCCGAGTGCACTGATGGCAATCCTTTGTTCGTGCGCGCGCTGCTCGACCATCTGCTCGAACTTTCGCTCGTATGCCGGCATGGCGATGGTTGGCGCCCGCTTGCGAGCGCCGCTACGATTCGCTCGGCGCTGCCGCCGACCGTCATGCGGGCATTGGAAGCACGGATCCAGCGGCTGGACACAGACATGCGGCGTCTGCTTGAGGCAGCGAGCGTTGCGGGACAGGTGTTTTCCTCGGCCACGGTGGCAAGCGTGGTGTCCATGTCGCCATCGGCGTTCGACGAAGCGTGTGACGTGCTGCTGCGCAGCGGGCAGTTCATCCGCGATCTCGACGTCGAACAGTTTCCGGACGGTTCAACCGCGCGGCGGTTTGCTTTTCAGCATGCATTGATCAGGCAGGCGTTCTATGTGCGTCAAGGTATCGGACGTCGCTCGACCTCTCATCGCAGCATTGCATCGCAACTGGAACAGCGATTTCCACAGGATCAACGCAGCGATATTGCCGCTGAGCTTTGTCTTCATTTCAGCGACGCAAGGCTCTGGGAAAAAGCGCTCGACTACCTGCGTATTGCGCTGAAACTCGCGAGAGCACGCTATTCGCACCGCGACGCGTTGGCGTTGCTCGATCAGAGCGACAAACTCGTTGGTCAACTCAATCCCGATGCACAACGACCTTGGCGCATCGAGTTCGGAGAAGTGCGCGCCGCGCTGCTCACCGTTGCGCACGATCCGTTTGCCGTTCACGCATACGTGCGCCTGTTCGACGATGCAAGCCGCCATGGCGATCTCGACGTGCAGTTGCGGGCCCTCCTCGGGCTCTCACATGTATTCAGTTGGACCAGTCAGAGCCAGGCCGTAGCGAGCCTCGACGATGCCCTGCGTCTGAGCGCATCGCACCCGAACCTCAAGGTGAGGGCCTTGACGCGGATCAACTGCCACGTCAGGCGTATCTGGATACTCGGCTGGAGTAAGGGGGACGACGAAGCTTGCCATGCGGCGCTCGAGACGTTGCGCGAAAGCGGCGACACGCTGGCGCTAGCGCGGGGAGAACTCGAGTATGCGATGCCCGAAATCGTGTCGACGCGCTATGCTGCCGCGCTTGCGCACGTAGAGGCTGGTTTTGGCATCCTGCTCGCGCATGCTCATGAGTATCCGCAGGTCGACCTTGCGCGCGGTATGTGGATGATGCAGCTTGGCTCGGCGTGGGCGTCTCTGATGCTCGGCGAGTTCAGCCGCTCATTTCGTCAGTTCGAAGCGGGCATTCGTTTCTATCAGAACAACGGCAACTATCTGGCCGCTCGCACGCTCGAGGTGTATCGGGGCTGGTTGCTCGTCCACACGATGGACTACGAAACCATCCTGGCCGCCGATAAGCAGTTCCGCAGCGCGACAGAGGCGATCCTCGCGGATGAGTGCCGGCACCTCGGCAATCGCGATGCGTTGCTCGCGCCGCAACGGCGGGCCTGGAACGTGGTCGTCGGGCTTGCGCAGGCGGGGATCGGCAACGCCGCCGCCGCCGCGGCGCGCTTTGCCGAAGTCGAGCGCGACATGGAACGTGAGCCGGTGATGTTCGACTGGCACTGGCGCCTGGCACTCGCATGGGGAATCTCGGGCGAGGCGCTCGGCAAAGGCGCGCATGACGACAGCGCGCGGCATGCTCGACAGTTTCTCGATCTGGCGCTGGCGACCGACGAGCGGGTCTGGCATGGGCTGGCCTGGGAGCGCATGGCTCAGGCCGCGCTCGAAGCCGGCCGTCTGGGTGCTGCCATGACGCATTCAAGGGCGGCGTTTGCGGCAACCGACGGATTCGACACGCCGCTGGTGGACTGGCGGCTGCATCGCACAGCGGCGGCCGTTCATCGGGCGTGTGGCGACGAAGCTGCAAGTGCACGCGAAGCGCGGCTGTCCAGCGACTGTCGGCTGCGCCTGTATCGCTCGCTTGCTGCGAACCCGGGTGCCGGTCTGCGTCTGCGCGAACGCTAG